In Saprospiraceae bacterium, the sequence TCATGCGTGAGCTTGTTCACTGTAGCTTCCACAAACTCATAAGCTTTTGAGTAAGAAATGTCATGCAACGAAGCTACCACGGTAGCAATCAAAGAGTAGGAATAAGAAGCTGAAGGGGATTGCCATTCAAGTTGGGCTTTGGGTGGCTCAAAGTTTTGCTGAGATACCTTCCACTCTGCCGGTGAATAATTCAATATAAAAGTACCCAGCGCGCCTATATCAGCCCGTCCATATCGGTTCAAAGTCTCTAAAATGTATGCTGAAAACCCCATTTAAGGTCAATAATAAAGCAAGGTACGAAAATTCAAGTTTAAATAAATCGACTTCTACCTTAGGTAAATGATGGTCGGTATATTCTGGGCACAGCCTTGAGGGTGGCCGCTGCAGCACCTAAAGTTGGGGCGAAAAACAAACCTACTACCGGAATCATGATGATCAACATAAATGCAACTCCATTACCCAGGCTAAATCCTAAGTTTTTTCTGATAAAATCCACACTGCCATTGATGCTAAAATATCGATTAAGGGTAAAATCAAGATTTGAAAATCCCACATACATCGCCTGGACTAAAAAAATAATTGGAGCTGCTATAAATCCTAAAATTGTAATTAAACTTAAAATCAGGATAATTAAAGTGATGCCAAATTCTTTGACAAAATTTCTCAATCCAAAAAGAATAGACCTTCCAAGATCATCTAAAGTGGACATATTCGTTTCCTTTTTATAGGAGATAGAATAACCCATTACTGCTTCTTCCACCCGTTTGGAAAGGCCCATAAGGATCGGAGAAAGAGCGGACAAAATAACATACTTATAAACGACGACCCCGGTTGTAGCTATACCGATGCCTAAGAAACCAGATGTAATACGAGAAAGGATTTTTGAATTGGACCCTGAAGGCAAAACATTAAAGACAAAGTCTTTTAGGTTGTCAGACCAGTACCAGGCAGAAAAACCTACTAATAAGCCATAAAACAAACTAATCAAACCGGGTATAAAAAGATATAACCAAAGCTTTTGATCTACTATAATCTTCCATGCCTCCCAATATGCTTTGAAAGACGCTACCAAATCCCGTATCATTAAGGTTATAACGACCGAAATCAAAAAATGGTTTGAGGAAAATTATTAATAAAATGTAAATAAGCCTCAGCCAGGGATTTTATCGAATCAGACCGTTGCTTTTTTACGCTTAGACTTAAACAATTCAGCAATATCCTTTTCTTTCATGTACTCGAGGTCAGCAAAATGAGAAGTGACAAACTTTTTGATATCCTGGTAATCTTTACCCCGCTTATCATTAAATTTAACCAGGAGTTTTTGAATGAAATTCTGATTCAACGACTGGACATCCTGGTTGAACTTTTCGTTTGAAAATATCTTCATATAAGTATTGAAAATCTTGGATATTTCAAAATAGTTTTGATAGTCGTCCACTTCCAGATTACTCAATAATTGATTAAAATATCCCAGGATCGTATTGCGTACCGTCGCATTGATGACCGATAGACCTTCGTTTGAATCGTAGAAATTACGTACTGCCTCGATGGTATCTTCGTGCATATAACCCTTAGAATGAATGATTTCTACCAACTCATAGTATCTTTTTACATCATCCTGGACATCAGGATCCAGCAGGCTTTTAGCATGCCTATCTATCTCAGTATCAAATTTCATCCCTTCCATATGCATATGGTGTAAAAACTTGAAATACTGTTGGCTAAACTCAGGAGAATGTTTTCGGTTATCATTGATGAGACTGAACAAAGTTTGAGCGTCAGCAGCTTCAAGAGGATAAAAATTATGAATGATAAATACTAAGTCCCAAAATTCTGACAGATGATACAGTTTTTCATTTTTGATTAATGCTACCAGGTAAGGTTTTATACTTGAATTATCAGTAAATGATTTGACTCTATTCAATAGAAAATCCTTCAAAGGTATATAGAGGCTTTTAAGGTCTTCAGGGGTATTAGGAAACTCTGCAGAATGATAAGGCGCTCCTTCAAATTGGCGGGCATATTTATTAAGCGCTATTTTGCGTTCCGCTTCGTCATTGATAGTATTGGTTCTTATTCCTTCAAAAAATTGTCGACTCCTCTTGTTTTCGATATGGTCGACCAGATTTGATACCCAGATGTCACTTGATATAGAAAAGCCGATTTGTAAAGTCTGCCCAGTCTTGTTCTTTAACAGATCAAAATTATTGCAATTGGCAAGTGCCTTTACTGCCAGACCAAATTGATCTTGTGGGCGGCGATACTTGACAAATTCGTTGACATCTCCCCGAAGCACGGTATAGCCTAAAATCTTGGGAAGGTAGATCCCCTCAAATTCAGCGTCAAAAAGTCTTTGTTCAAGATCTAGGAGTTGCAATGGCTTTTTGTTGCCTATCTCAGTATAAAGTTGATGAATTTCAGGCTCGAATTCATCACGCAAGGCCTGAAATCCCTCCTCAGCTTCTTCTTCGAGAAAGGTTTGAAGTGTTTCAGACGATTGAAGTCGGCTTTTGATTTCCTCCAGGGAGTCTATATAATGGGAATCCAGTTTTTCCATAATTACATTTATTTTAAAACCAAAATCTGGTAAAGTAGAATTTTACTTTACCAGATCAAAATTATAAACAATAAGTTCTATAAAACGTGCTATTACTCCTCCGGAGTGTCTGAAGTTTCAGCAGCCTGTGCTTCAGCTTTTTTCTTAGCTGGTTTGGCTTTGCCAAATACCTGTTCGTGAAAGGCTTTTACTTCTGCTACACTTTTTGCCTTATTTGCAGCATTAGTATTGTCCTTGTCAGTAATGAATGATTGATACTTTGCTTCCGCATCATTCCATCACGAGGTGATCGGGCATCAGCTACCACAATGTGATAGTAAGGTCGTTTTTTACGACCATGTCTTTGCAATCTTATTTTAACTGCCATATAATGATAAACATTTTGTAGTTATTGTTAAAAAATGGCTGCAAAGATAATTTTTTTATTTGTTATACCAAGTGTATAATTATAAATAGCATAGGTCCCTTCCAAAAAGAATTAATTACTCAGTGGATGTCAATGAAAATTCATTTTAAATTTAAGATTGACTCGCCTCGAAGTCAGATAGTTAGGAATAGCATATTGTACATTATAGATCGACTTAAACCAGGTATTGGAAGCCACGTTTTGGACTTGGAGCAGGTTAAATATCTCCACACTAAACCATGAGCTCTCTGCAAATTTGAGCAGATGGTGCGGTCTCCTCGAAGCCCACCGATGATCCCATAGTAAGTATGAAAAGCCGAGATCAACCCGATGATACGCTGGATATCGATAGGTATTGCGATACAATCTATTATTGCCCGGGATGCCAAATGGCTGGCCTGTGCCAAATGTTAAGTTCAAATTGACTTTTAGGTTTTCATTTCCTGGCAAGTAGTCCTGGAAAAAAGTCGAAAATGTCATGAATTGATCTGTGGGCCTGGGGACATCCTTGACATGGACACCCTCCGCCTGGCCTTTCTCTCTCTTTTGATGATCTATACCATCTATCGCTTCGCGGGCTCTCAAAAAGGACACATTAAACCAGGATTCAGCTCCCGGCACAAACTCGCCATTAAGCCGCATATCCAGCCCGGTGATATACCCTTTGCCCTCATTTTGACCTGAATATTGAATCTTCACATTGTCAATGTCATAAATAACCTGATCCCACAATTTTTTATAATAGATTTCTGTGACCAGTCTGTAGGGGATCACCGTTTTTCTGCCCTTATTAAAATCCCAGGTCAGACCAGCCAATACATGGGCTGATTTTTGAGATTTAAGATCTTGATTGACTACTCCAAAAGGGTTGCGAAGCTCTCTATAAAAAGGTGGTTGGTAATACAGTCCTGCTGCAAATCTGAATGAAATATTTTTTTCCCAATCCCCAGGTTTAAATATGACCTGTCCTCTGGGATTTAAATAAAACTCTTTATTGAGCGTCCAATACGATGCCCGTATCCCTCCGGTAAATCTGATTTCACCTCCATTATTTTTTTGAATGGTGTATTCATCTTGAACATAACCTGAAAACCTGTAAGACTCCAGTTCATTCTTTGTTTTTAATACCTTCTTAAATATGATATCATCTTCGGTATGTGCCAGGTTGTATAAAGCAGAATCCAGTTTCTCCCAATCGTTAAGCCGATCTAATACTCTTTCTATCTGTGATTTGACACCCCATTGCAGAAAGTGAGTTTTATTGCGGTCATTATTTACAAAGTGTTCGTACCCACCTTTCATCTCCAGATTGCGCACTCTCAAAAACAAGGTATTTCGGGCATAGGTTTGTTGTACTCCATCCCCTACGAGCGCTATTTCTTTTCCCTGATCTTCAGCACCCAGTCCAGTTTCTATCAAACTCAGACGATAGTTGCTTATAATGTCGAAAGTCTCTTTTTCCAGGCTTTGATAGGCAGATCCTAAAAACTTAACAAAGAGTGGATTTTTCGTTCTCTCAGGTAAATAAGTCAAAGAGGCTCCAGCCATCCCAGTTTGAAAATTGTCTATCTCCTGCCCATTAAAATCAGCACTCAGTCTTAAAGAAAAATCTATTAATCCTGTAGCTGTACTCCTGGAAGCAGGAATAAACCTGAACAGGGAGGAATTATAATTGGACAATATCCCTAACTGCCAGCTTTTGCTAATATCATAAGTAAAATGTCCCTGCACATCTGCAAAGTCAGGTACATACTCTCCCTGAAGTTGAAGCGAGTTCAACAAATACCGATTGGTCTTATACCTGGCACCTATTAAATAAGTGAATCTTTTATAACTGCTTTGTCCGATTTTCTGACTGCCTTCTATATGAGCGCCGGCACCTAAAAAGGACATACTTATAGATGCTTTGGCTGAATCAGGTCGTTTATATCTGATGTCCAGCACCGAGGATTGCTTGTCCCCGTATCTTGCTTCAAAGCCGCCCGAAGAAAAAGAAAGATCACGGATAAGATCGGGGTTTGGAAAAGTGAGCCCTTCCTGCTGACCACTTCGAATGAGTTGAGGTCGATATATTTCAAAGTCATTGACAAAAACCAAATTTTCATCATAGTTACCTCCACGTACATTGTATTGACTACTCAATTCACCACCAGTGCCTGACGAAGTTCCCAGGGCTATATGAGGCAGGATACTCTCAAAATTGCCAGTTGTTGATGGGATCAGCTTTAAGTTTTCAATATTTTCCCGGATCATTCCATTATCCCTAACTGTACTTTCTCTCACGATCACTTCGAGCGAGGAGGACTCTATGGCCAGTTCAAAATCTATTTTTATCTCGGCCCCAATATTAAGAGGATTGATCCTGATAGAAGCCGGTTTATAACCCAGTCGGCTCACTTCCAATAATAAAGCTGCGCCGGCGTTGACTTCAATACTATAATTGCCTTTGGAGTCAGTCTCAGCAGATTGACTGGTTTCACGAACGAAGACGGTAGCTATTTCTATTGGTTCTTTAGTGTCAATATCCAGCACCTGACCAATGATCTTCGCTTTGCTCTGGGCTTTTACACTAACAGAGGATATTGCCAAAAAGCCAAGTAGAAACGAACAAATTAACTTCATGAAATTCACTAAACGATAAATTGATTTCTCGAAATCTGTTTTAACTTCTTAATGGTATCTAACGGGTCCTTAGCATTAATAATAGCACTGCCCACTACAAATACATCTGCCCCGGCATCGAAGATCGAAGCTATATTTTGCAAGCCTACCCCACCGTCAACCTGGACTAAAGCATGAGCATTTGATTCGATAATCATTTGCCTGAGTCTTTTAATCTTTGGTATGGTCTGATAAATAAATTTTTGCCCGCCAAACCCAGGATTGACAGACATTATCAAGACCAGGTCCACCATTTCTATGATGTCTTTCAGTAGTTCCACTGGAGTATGCGGGTTTAATGCCACGCCGGCCTTTGCTCCAGATTTCTGTATGAGATCAATGGTTCGGTTTAAGTGGACACTCGCTTCATAATGAACAGTGATCATATCAGCTCCTGCATCACGTACTGCTTGCACGTGATTTTCTGGTCGGACAATCATCAGATGGGCGTCAAGAGGCTTGTCGGTCAGTCCTCGAATACTTTGGATCACCGGCATTCCGAAGGAAATGTTAGGCACAAAACTACCATCCATAATATCAAGATGTATCCAATCTGCTTCACTGTGCTGGAGCATATTGATAGATTCACCTAAGCGGGCAAAATCAGCATTTAAAATAGAAGGTGCTAATATTGGTAGACTGTTCATGAGAAGATATCTATTTGTTCGTTTTCAAGCATTGGCTTATGATTAAAATACAAATACAGTTGTGCCACAGTGATGGCATCTTTTTCACAATACCGGGCTATTCTGGCAAGATCATTTTCTTTCCAATAGACTTCACCCACTTTACTGCCATCAATATCATCTTTTGGACTGGCGATCCCTAATATGGCAGAGAGTAAATTGAGTGAAGTATAATGTTTAACATCTCCAAACTTCCAGTACTGCATCGTATCTATATGTGCATTCTCCCAGGGCTTTTTGCCGCTCAGATTAATTATCCTGGGAAATTTGATCCGGTGAATGGCCATTCGACGGCACAAATATGGAATATCAAACTCACGAATATTATGTCCACAAATCCGGTGCTCTTCTTTATAAAAGCGCTTGTCGAGCATTTCAGCGAATTCAAGCAGCAGTTTTTTCTCATCATCTCCTGCAAAAGATTTTACTTTAAGTCGGAGAGTATGGTCAGCGTCAACCGCAAACCGTGCTACTGATATGCAAACGATTTTGCCAAATTCCGCAAAGATGGCGGCTTTCTTTTCGAAAAAGTCACTGACTTGCTCATCGCTCATGGGATCATCATAGGACTTGGTAAAGGCATTTGCT encodes:
- a CDS encoding EI24 domain-containing protein: MIRDLVASFKAYWEAWKIIVDQKLWLYLFIPGLISLFYGLLVGFSAWYWSDNLKDFVFNVLPSGSNSKILSRITSGFLGIGIATTGVVVYKYVILSALSPILMGLSKRVEEAVMGYSISYKKETNMSTLDDLGRSILFGLRNFVKEFGITLIILILSLITILGFIAAPIIFLVQAMYVGFSNLDFTLNRYFSINGSVDFIRKNLGFSLGNGVAFMLIIMIPVVGLFFAPTLGAAAATLKAVPRIYRPSFT
- a CDS encoding TonB-dependent receptor, with the protein product MKLICSFLLGFLAISSVSVKAQSKAKIIGQVLDIDTKEPIEIATVFVRETSQSAETDSKGNYSIEVNAGAALLLEVSRLGYKPASIRINPLNIGAEIKIDFELAIESSSLEVIVRESTVRDNGMIRENIENLKLIPSTTGNFESILPHIALGTSSGTGGELSSQYNVRGGNYDENLVFVNDFEIYRPQLIRSGQQEGLTFPNPDLIRDLSFSSGGFEARYGDKQSSVLDIRYKRPDSAKASISMSFLGAGAHIEGSQKIGQSSYKRFTYLIGARYKTNRYLLNSLQLQGEYVPDFADVQGHFTYDISKSWQLGILSNYNSSLFRFIPASRSTATGLIDFSLRLSADFNGQEIDNFQTGMAGASLTYLPERTKNPLFVKFLGSAYQSLEKETFDIISNYRLSLIETGLGAEDQGKEIALVGDGVQQTYARNTLFLRVRNLEMKGGYEHFVNNDRNKTHFLQWGVKSQIERVLDRLNDWEKLDSALYNLAHTEDDIIFKKVLKTKNELESYRFSGYVQDEYTIQKNNGGEIRFTGGIRASYWTLNKEFYLNPRGQVIFKPGDWEKNISFRFAAGLYYQPPFYRELRNPFGVVNQDLKSQKSAHVLAGLTWDFNKGRKTVIPYRLVTEIYYKKLWDQVIYDIDNVKIQYSGQNEGKGYITGLDMRLNGEFVPGAESWFNVSFLRAREAIDGIDHQKREKGQAEGVHVKDVPRPTDQFMTFSTFFQDYLPGNENLKVNLNLTFGTGQPFGIPGNNRLYRNTYRYPAYHRVDLGFSYLLWDHRWASRRPHHLLKFAESSWFSVEIFNLLQVQNVASNTWFKSIYNVQYAIPNYLTSRRVNLKFKMNFH
- a CDS encoding ribulose-phosphate 3-epimerase gives rise to the protein MNSLPILAPSILNADFARLGESINMLQHSEADWIHLDIMDGSFVPNISFGMPVIQSIRGLTDKPLDAHLMIVRPENHVQAVRDAGADMITVHYEASVHLNRTIDLIQKSGAKAGVALNPHTPVELLKDIIEMVDLVLIMSVNPGFGGQKFIYQTIPKIKRLRQMIIESNAHALVQVDGGVGLQNIASIFDAGADVFVVGSAIINAKDPLDTIKKLKQISRNQFIV
- a CDS encoding ribonuclease H-like domain-containing protein; protein product: MESTKPADILFFDIETVSSRATFSELSEDLKSLWRIKANAFTKSYDDPMSDEQVSDFFEKKAAIFAEFGKIVCISVARFAVDADHTLRLKVKSFAGDDEKKLLLEFAEMLDKRFYKEEHRICGHNIREFDIPYLCRRMAIHRIKFPRIINLSGKKPWENAHIDTMQYWKFGDVKHYTSLNLLSAILGIASPKDDIDGSKVGEVYWKENDLARIARYCEKDAITVAQLYLYFNHKPMLENEQIDIFS